The Campylobacter armoricus sequence GTGATCTTTTTCTACTATTTGATTAGAAGCAAGAATAAAATCTTTTAAATTGAGTTTATCTTTGCTTCCAACTTGACTTAAATCAATAAGTGTATGGTTTCCTGTAATTGTTTGCGTGGTAGGATTTTTATCATCAAATAATCCTGCACTAGCATCATCTAAGATTTTAATATGGAGTTTATTTAAGGCTTTAAAATCAATTTCTTTTGTAATAATATATGTATCTCCGCTATTATTAGCTAAATCAGTATAAAAGCCAAAATTATTATCTCCAGCTAATGTAAATTTGTCACTTGTTACTTTTCTAAAGCTGTATTTTGAAGCTTTTGTAGCATCATCGGTGTTGTTTATAGGAAAATCAATATGGCCAAAATTTATAGTGCTATTATTAAAATAAGCTCCATTTCCAATTTCATTATCATTAATTTGTGTTTCTAAGTTAATACTAGATAAGAAGTTTATGTTTGAACTATCTGCATAGATAGAATAAGCTTTAACATTGTCTTTGTTTTTTGCTTGAGTGGAAGCTGCAGCTTTGATAGTGTGAATTTTTCCATCTTTAGAGCCAATATTTAGTGTGCCACCAATATCTGCTAAGCCTACCGCATAAGAAAGTCCATCAAGTCCATCATAACCTATATTCCCTGCTTGAGATTGCTGATATTTTGCATCTTCATTGATGATAGTTGCATTGGTAATATCTCCAACTTTTCCAGCCTCGCCACCTTTTCCAGCTTGAGTTTTTATATTTACATCTCCATTTAAATCAATATTTATTTCTTTTCCTGATCGGTTTAAAATAGCTATACCTATAGCATCTCCGCCTCTACCACCATGTCCTGCATTGCCAGATTGGACTTTATTTACACTGCCATTATTATATTTATGATCAGCACCATCGCCTTTTCCGCCATCTCCACCTTTTCCACCATTCCCAGCTTTTATGTCTATATTAACATCATTTAAAACTATAGAATTATTTGTTTTTGTGTCTTTTTTTATGTTGTAGCCAAATACTCTAAAACCTTCTCCATGACCACCATTTCCTCCATTTCCTCCACTTCCATAAAGATAAGCATCGCTTCCATTTATTCCATCTTCACCATTTTTTCCAGTTTGGTTAAATGTTAATGCTTCTTTAAAAGACCTGTTTCTTAAAAGTTCTGTGTAATTGGCAAAATTGTATCCCATGCCACTTTTTCCATGTTCTCCTTGTTTGCTTTCTGCTATACTTACTTTATCAATGATTACTTGATTGTTAGTTTGGTTTATAGAGAGTTCTATTCCATATCTTTTATCTTTTGTGTCATATCCTCCACCACTACCACTTGATTCAAATTTCAAATTATTATCGAAATTTTGCGTTGATTCAATAACTACTATATTTGTATCCCAGTTACCAGATGTCAAGCCACCTTCTTCTAGTTTTTTATTGATTTCTTGATCTCTTATAGATACGGTTTGAGTCCCTGTATTTTCATCAACGATAAATTGATCTACTTTTAACTTATCTCCTTGATTTTTTGTGTAATCTGTGTTGAAAATAAAATTATTATTGCCTTCTAATTTTATAGTATCAGATGTTAATGTATGATACTTTCCATCTTTATGTATGAAATCAACTCTAGAATCTTTAAATGTAGCTCCATTTCCACTAGCTCCATTAGTAGTTGTAGTCTTTAGAGTAAGATCGGTTCCAATTTTTAAGGTTGCATTATCAGCATATAGTGAGCTAGCTTTTGCATTTTTTCCATCAGCTTTTACATTTATTTCAATTCCTTCTTTTGCAAAAAGATTAAGTGTAGATCCATTTGCTATATGTATGCCATAAGCACTTGCACTCCCATCTTCGCCTTTTATTCCATCTATTCCATCAATAGCTGTTTGATCTCTATTTGGATCGAGTATGGTTAAACTTCCTCCATTATAACCTTTATCTCCACTAGCTCCCTTACCAGCTTCACCACCTTTACCACCGGTTGCATCTAGGGTGATATTTGCATTTAAATTTAGTGTAATGTTTTTTCTACCTTCAGCATAAAATCCATTTAATTCTACGCTTCCCCCATTACCCCCATTACCTCCGTGTCCTGCTTGAGTTCTACCATCTTTATGATCAGGTCCATCAGCATATCCACCATCAGCACCTTTTCCACCATCTCCACCTTTAGCTATTATAGTTATATTTTTATCAATAGTATAAGTTTTTCCATTTTCTATACCATTTACACCATTCATAACAAAGCCTTGTCCATGACCACCATGACCACCCTTTCCGCCATTTCCATATAACTTAGCATCGGTTCCTTTTGTGCCATCTCCACCATCTAAACCATTGTTATTTGTAGAAGAAAGAGTTGTTTTTCCACCATTTAAATTTAAAATTTGAGTAGTATAGCTTGTTCCATTTTTACCATCAACTCCAGCCTTTGATTTATCTATAGTAACACTATCTACGCTTATTTTGTTATCAGTTTTGCTTTGCTCATATTTAGTTAAATATCTTTCGTTTTTTAAATCAATACCATTAGATAAAGAATTTATATTAATACTATTTAATCCGCCGTTTGTAGAGGAAATAATATCGTGATTTATATCTATGGTATATGGATTTTCTATGTTTGAGTATTTTCCATCTTGTATATCTTTTATTAAGGAATCATCAGTTATTTTTAAATTCAAATTTCCATTATTGCTTATATAATCTGTTTTGATGGAATTTCCTGTTTTTTGTTTGGAGTCGATGTTTATTTCAAAAGTATTATTTCCAGCTAGAACCAAAGAATCTGTTGTAAGGTTTTTGTATCCTTTGGTATTATCAAATTTCAAAGTGCTGTTTTCAAATTTTGCACCTCTTTTATCATTTGAATTTGCACCATTGTCTATTTTTGATGTTATGGTTAGATTATCTTGTAAAATAATGGTTGAATTGTTTGCTTTGATACCAAATGCTTCTTTGTTTTTTGCATTAGAAGCATTAGTTGTAATTTGTATATTGCCTCCATTAGCACTATTTATGATTAAAATACTATCGCTTAAATCAATACCATTAGCTATTGCATGATCTGCATCTTCAGCATTTCCACCATCTCCGCCTTTACCTCCGCTGCCACTAGAGCCAGTAGTTCCTTGTTTTCCTTCTTCAATTGTTCCACCAGTAGATGTAGCACCACCTCTATTTCCTCCTTGACCTTGAGTTCCAGCATTTCCACCAGAGCCGATACTTCCTTTATTGCCACCTGTTGCTGTAATATTAATAGAATTAATACTTAACAATGCGTTTTTATTATTATTTAATTTTATAGCTGTAACAGAAACAGAGCCTGCACTACCAGCGTCTCCTCCATTTCCACCAGAACCAGCATTACCTCCATTTCCTCCATTACCACCTTGTGCTGGTAGTGGGCCTGCACAAACACCAGGAGGCCATCCTGCCATACAATTAGACTTAGCATATCCGCCATTGCCTCCTTTGCCACCATTACCTCCCTTACCGCCAGAGCCACCATTGCCTCCATTTCCGCCTTTGGCTGTAACATTTAAAGAGTCTATGGCTAGAAAAAAATCATTATTATTTTTGTTTTCAAATAAAGTCGCAGTGATTGAACCACCATCACCTCCATTGCCACCTTTACCTCCATTGCCTCCATGTCCAGCATTTGCTCCATTGCCACCTAGTGCATTAGTAGGTCCTCCGCCTGAAGTGTTAAATTTAGGAGCATCTGCTGCTGATCCATTTCCGCCATTACCTCCATTACCACCATTTGCACCATTGCCTCCATTACCTCCTGAAGCTCCTTGAAGTGTGATATTAAATGAAGTATTTTTTAAATTTTGTTTAGATATTTTTGCTGAATTTATAGTTATATCGCCTAGAGAATTTCCATCACCACCATCTCCGCCCTTAGTGCCAGATGTTCCATATCCTCCATTAAAACCATTAATTCCTCGATTTCCTGACCACTCAGGATTGCTACCATCACTACCGCTATTTCCATTTTTACCATCACTACCATTTTTTCCGTGAGCTTTATTTTGTTCAGAAGTATTAATGGAAATATTTTGATTATTTTGAGTAAAATCAAAATCTTTATTAATATTATTAGTAGAAGCTGTGCCGTTAGCACCTTTATCTCCATCACCAGTTACCACTTCACCATTTTGTCCATGATTTCCAATGCCTTCTGCTTTTAGATTTATTGATGTGAAAACTAAAGAGATGGTTAAAACTAAAGTAGAAAATTTAAGAGAATTTTTTAAGAGTTCGCATTCTTTTATATCTTTATAAAAGCAATCCCCCCCCCCGTGAGAATTATTTATAATTTTATTCATAATCATTTACTCCTAATTTATAATTATTAATAAAAATTTTGTAATTATAAATATTTTTTTATTAATAAAAAATAAATTTAAAACAAAAATAAATATAAAAATTCAAGCTTTTAAAAGCGCATAAATGCTAAATTTTTAAAAATTTTTAAGGAAATATAAAATGATAGAGATAAAAAAACCAGCAGAAATAGAAAAACTACGCAAAGCAAACGAGCTTGTAGCTAGAACACTTGATTATTTAGAAAGTATTATAGTTCCAGGTATGAGT is a genomic window containing:
- a CDS encoding autotransporter outer membrane beta-barrel domain-containing protein is translated as MNKIINNSHGGGDCFYKDIKECELLKNSLKFSTLVLTISLVFTSINLKAEGIGNHGQNGEVVTGDGDKGANGTASTNNINKDFDFTQNNQNISINTSEQNKAHGKNGSDGKNGNSGSDGSNPEWSGNRGINGFNGGYGTSGTKGGDGGDGNSLGDITINSAKISKQNLKNTSFNITLQGASGGNGGNGANGGNGGNGGNGSAADAPKFNTSGGGPTNALGGNGANAGHGGNGGKGGNGGDGGSITATLFENKNNNDFFLAIDSLNVTAKGGNGGNGGSGGKGGNGGKGGNGGYAKSNCMAGWPPGVCAGPLPAQGGNGGNGGNAGSGGNGGDAGSAGSVSVTAIKLNNNKNALLSINSINITATGGNKGSIGSGGNAGTQGQGGNRGGATSTGGTIEEGKQGTTGSSGSGGKGGDGGNAEDADHAIANGIDLSDSILIINSANGGNIQITTNASNAKNKEAFGIKANNSTIILQDNLTITSKIDNGANSNDKRGAKFENSTLKFDNTKGYKNLTTDSLVLAGNNTFEINIDSKQKTGNSIKTDYISNNGNLNLKITDDSLIKDIQDGKYSNIENPYTIDINHDIISSTNGGLNSININSLSNGIDLKNERYLTKYEQSKTDNKISVDSVTIDKSKAGVDGKNGTSYTTQILNLNGGKTTLSSTNNNGLDGGDGTKGTDAKLYGNGGKGGHGGHGQGFVMNGVNGIENGKTYTIDKNITIIAKGGDGGKGADGGYADGPDHKDGRTQAGHGGNGGNGGSVELNGFYAEGRKNITLNLNANITLDATGGKGGEAGKGASGDKGYNGGSLTILDPNRDQTAIDGIDGIKGEDGSASAYGIHIANGSTLNLFAKEGIEINVKADGKNAKASSLYADNATLKIGTDLTLKTTTTNGASGNGATFKDSRVDFIHKDGKYHTLTSDTIKLEGNNNFIFNTDYTKNQGDKLKVDQFIVDENTGTQTVSIRDQEINKKLEEGGLTSGNWDTNIVVIESTQNFDNNLKFESSGSGGGYDTKDKRYGIELSINQTNNQVIIDKVSIAESKQGEHGKSGMGYNFANYTELLRNRSFKEALTFNQTGKNGEDGINGSDAYLYGSGGNGGNGGHGEGFRVFGYNIKKDTKTNNSIVLNDVNIDIKAGNGGKGGDGGKGDGADHKYNNGSVNKVQSGNAGHGGRGGDAIGIAILNRSGKEINIDLNGDVNIKTQAGKGGEAGKVGDITNATIINEDAKYQQSQAGNIGYDGLDGLSYAVGLADIGGTLNIGSKDGKIHTIKAAASTQAKNKDNVKAYSIYADSSNINFLSSINLETQINDNEIGNGAYFNNSTINFGHIDFPINNTDDATKASKYSFRKVTSDKFTLAGDNNFGFYTDLANNSGDTYIITKEIDFKALNKLHIKILDDASAGLFDDKNPTTQTITGNHTLIDLSQVGSKDKLNLKDFILASNQIVEKDHGAIRYTITPNIDQNQSNGNIYIDKLDIINNNTSSLVDPSEIVKAVIDNAFLLNRMHLLTQNQLSERFRQLKEENHSKGGMWTQAYNSHLNQHTNVYNPREINSIYTGAKYGFDEIINYLNFNMMTGVYLGYGTLHSDLDKLSNSEINNFTTGMYSAMYWKNGIYFETDFAIDHYKSKISASQAGSFETNSAKFDNLAYSAGFALGRKFYLPNNAFLDAYMDIDFTYYQDHDVKTSNGIRMQQDDYRNLGITASVLIAQQYNYGKSMVYLKTDFGQYFSDAKNQGKLQDPLTGNWDYKIANYSYAFANAIIGFRLKPNNKTEISFEANRYFIENMDANYGFRGEFRYLFN